In Syntrophorhabdus sp., the sequence CTCCTGCGCTGCATCAACGACGGGGTGCTGGTGGGCATCAACACGGTCATCTCCGACAACCCGCTTCTTGTGCCGAGGCTCAAGAATCCGAAAAAGATCCCCGTGAGGATCATACTCGACTCCAAGCTCCGGATCCCGCTTGCGTGCGACGTGGTGAAGACATCGGAGAAATACCGGACGTGGGTGTTCACGAACGAGGATTCCCGCACCGACAAGGAGACGAAACTGACCGCCCTGGGTGTCGAGGTGATCAGGGTACCCAAAGATGACAACGGCAGGGCATCGGTGCGGCATGTTTGCGAAGAGCTCTACCGCCGGGAGATAACGAGCATTCTCGTCGAGGGGGGCGGAGAGGTCAACTCCACCCTCCTGCGCGAGGGACTCGTCGACAAGATCGTCCTTTTCTACGGGACCATCCTCATAGGAGGCAAGGGAGCCCTGAACCTGGTGGGCGGCAAGGGCATCGACTTCTTGAGGGACGCCTACCGGGTCGATGTCGCCACCCTGAAGAGGCTGAAGGAGAATATTTACATAGAGGGATATGTTCACAGGAATCATTGAGGACACAGGCGTGATCGCCGCGATAGA encodes:
- the ribD gene encoding bifunctional diaminohydroxyphosphoribosylaminopyrimidine deaminase/5-amino-6-(5-phosphoribosylamino)uracil reductase RibD, translating into MKDEQYMRMALALAKKGLGTVSPNPMVGAILVKDKAVVGKGYHRKAGSHHAEVGAIESAGENASGSTLYVNLEPCVHYGRTPPCADRIIAAGITRVVVGMLDPNPLVNGKGVEMLRKAGIDVKVGMLEDEARRLNEVFVGSMEKKRPFVTMKAAVSLDGKIATKTCDSRWISNEESRRQANLLRCINDGVLVGINTVISDNPLLVPRLKNPKKIPVRIILDSKLRIPLACDVVKTSEKYRTWVFTNEDSRTDKETKLTALGVEVIRVPKDDNGRASVRHVCEELYRREITSILVEGGGEVNSTLLREGLVDKIVLFYGTILIGGKGALNLVGGKGIDFLRDAYRVDVATLKRLKENIYIEGYVHRNH